A window from Deinococcus reticulitermitis encodes these proteins:
- the lspA gene encoding signal peptidase II — MLQSGVPRLVLLALTILCVVLDLALKSWARAELPGEVRPWLPGVLDLTLTYNTGAAWSLLSGSALPLALVRGAVGLGLVIFLLRRPQPTGQAISLSVIAGGALGNAIDGLNAGRVTDMLASPALSAVTRALGQGDFPVFNLADVWVVGGVLLLLFVSVREDRRRGQVPAPSPEEPSSNRHPSA, encoded by the coding sequence TTGCTACAGTCAGGTGTGCCCCGTCTCGTCCTCCTCGCGCTGACCATCCTGTGCGTCGTCCTCGACCTCGCCCTCAAGAGCTGGGCTCGCGCAGAACTGCCCGGTGAGGTGCGGCCCTGGCTTCCCGGCGTCCTCGACCTGACGCTGACCTACAACACGGGCGCCGCGTGGAGTCTGTTGTCCGGCTCGGCTCTGCCGCTCGCACTGGTCCGGGGGGCGGTGGGACTGGGCCTGGTCATCTTCCTGCTGCGGCGCCCCCAACCGACTGGGCAGGCCATCAGCCTCAGCGTGATCGCCGGGGGAGCCCTCGGCAACGCCATCGACGGCCTGAACGCCGGGCGCGTGACCGACATGCTCGCCTCACCGGCGCTGTCAGCGGTCACCCGCGCCCTGGGGCAAGGCGACTTCCCGGTGTTCAACCTCGCGGACGTTTGGGTGGTCGGGGGGGTGCTGCTGCTGCTGTTCGTGAGCGTCAGGGAGGATCGGCGCCGGGGGCAGGTGCCCGCTCCCTCTCCCGAGGAGCCGTCCTCCAACCGTCACCCTTCAGCTTGA
- a CDS encoding heavy metal translocating P-type ATPase: MTSAPSTPGTPLRYFVERMDCADCARTVQSALTRLPGVDAPQVNFTTQTLSLTLDEARLPRERLEQTLRSLGYPPTLEAAPVVTSSAPLRYFVNNMDCADCANKVQGVVTRLAGVGEPRVNFTTQMLSLTLDETRTPRASLEQALRSIGYPPELQGEVNPTSSTASTTPVAPRPARVELPWYQTGKGRNVLLTGGLLVLALLFSLIAPGFAFWAYAAATAIGTWPLLRKAVASARLGEPFTINTLISVAAIGAIAIGEAAEGALVVFLFAIGELLENVAAGRARAGIQALAALAPKTALLLEGGQTREVPVEGLQVGQFVRVQPGGRVPADGTITEGDSNLDDSPVTGESVPVHKRPGDPVYAGSINTDGVLTVRVERGASDNTIARIIHLVEEAESSKAPTARFIDRFSRWYTPAAMAVAFLFAVLPPLLFGQPWNEWIYKGVALLLIACPCALVLSVPAAVTSGISAGARRGLLIKGGAALETIGSVSTVAFDKTGTLTENKPQVTDVIGLRAPEQEVVLLAAAVETGSAHPLAKAILARAQGQAVPAAQDAKAISGKAVTATVQGRALAVGSPRYAVEVASLSPDEQAQIARLEEQGKTVVVVLDGRQVLGLLAIRDEPRADAKEAVARLKGLGVRSLMLTGDNARTGNAIARDLGLDVEAELLPEDKLQRIAALKASGKVAMVGDGINDAPALAQSDVGIAMGGGTDVALETADAALLRHSVIGVAELVQLSRAVMTNIRQNVAFALGLKAIFLVTTLLGITGLWPAILSDTGATVLVTANALRLLRFKPGA, encoded by the coding sequence ATGACAAGTGCCCCCTCCACCCCAGGGACGCCCCTGCGCTACTTCGTGGAACGGATGGATTGCGCCGACTGCGCCCGCACGGTGCAGAGCGCCCTCACCCGGTTGCCCGGCGTGGACGCTCCACAGGTCAACTTCACCACCCAGACGCTGAGCCTCACCCTCGATGAGGCTCGGCTGCCCCGTGAGCGGCTGGAACAGACGCTGCGTTCCCTGGGGTACCCGCCCACCCTGGAAGCCGCCCCGGTCGTGACCTCCAGCGCTCCCCTGCGCTACTTCGTGAACAACATGGACTGCGCCGACTGCGCCAACAAGGTGCAGGGCGTGGTGACTCGCCTGGCTGGAGTAGGAGAGCCCAGGGTCAACTTCACCACCCAGATGCTCAGCCTGACGCTGGACGAGACCCGGACACCCCGGGCCAGCCTGGAACAGGCCCTGCGCTCCATCGGCTACCCACCGGAATTGCAGGGCGAGGTCAACCCCACGTCCAGCACGGCTTCAACCACTCCGGTCGCTCCCCGTCCGGCCCGGGTCGAACTCCCCTGGTATCAGACGGGCAAGGGCCGCAACGTCCTGCTCACGGGTGGGCTGCTCGTCCTCGCCCTGCTGTTCAGCCTGATCGCGCCGGGGTTCGCCTTCTGGGCGTACGCGGCCGCAACCGCTATCGGCACCTGGCCGCTCCTCCGCAAGGCCGTCGCCAGTGCCCGCCTGGGGGAGCCCTTCACCATCAACACCCTGATCAGCGTGGCTGCCATCGGCGCCATCGCCATCGGGGAGGCGGCGGAAGGGGCACTCGTCGTCTTCCTCTTCGCCATCGGCGAACTGCTGGAGAACGTCGCGGCCGGGCGGGCGCGGGCAGGGATTCAGGCGCTCGCGGCGCTGGCTCCCAAGACCGCCCTGCTGCTCGAAGGTGGTCAGACCCGCGAGGTGCCCGTCGAGGGGCTTCAGGTCGGCCAGTTCGTGCGGGTCCAGCCGGGTGGCCGGGTCCCGGCGGACGGCACCATCACCGAGGGCGACTCCAACCTCGACGACTCCCCGGTGACCGGCGAGAGCGTGCCCGTCCACAAGCGCCCCGGCGATCCGGTCTACGCGGGCAGCATCAACACCGACGGGGTGCTGACCGTCCGGGTGGAGAGAGGGGCTTCCGACAACACCATCGCCCGGATCATCCACCTGGTCGAAGAGGCGGAGTCCTCCAAAGCCCCCACCGCGCGCTTCATCGACCGCTTCTCCCGCTGGTACACCCCGGCGGCGATGGCCGTGGCCTTCCTGTTCGCTGTCCTCCCACCGCTGCTGTTCGGCCAGCCCTGGAACGAATGGATCTACAAAGGTGTGGCCCTGCTGCTGATCGCCTGCCCCTGTGCCCTGGTGCTGAGCGTCCCTGCTGCCGTGACCAGCGGCATCTCGGCGGGTGCCCGGCGCGGCCTGCTGATCAAGGGCGGTGCCGCGCTGGAGACCATCGGCAGTGTCTCGACGGTCGCCTTCGACAAGACCGGCACGCTGACCGAGAACAAGCCCCAGGTGACGGACGTGATCGGCCTGCGCGCTCCAGAACAAGAGGTCGTCCTGCTCGCCGCCGCCGTGGAGACGGGGAGCGCCCACCCGCTCGCCAAGGCGATCCTCGCCCGTGCCCAGGGGCAGGCCGTCCCCGCTGCTCAGGACGCCAAGGCCATCTCGGGCAAGGCCGTGACTGCCACGGTGCAGGGCCGTGCCCTCGCGGTGGGGTCCCCGCGCTACGCCGTGGAAGTGGCCTCGCTGAGTCCTGACGAGCAGGCGCAGATCGCCCGGCTGGAGGAGCAGGGCAAAACGGTGGTGGTGGTGCTCGACGGCCGCCAGGTGCTCGGTTTGCTCGCCATTCGGGACGAGCCGCGAGCGGACGCGAAAGAGGCGGTGGCCCGGCTCAAAGGTCTTGGTGTGCGCTCGCTGATGCTCACGGGCGACAACGCCCGCACCGGCAACGCCATCGCACGTGACCTGGGCCTGGACGTGGAGGCCGAGCTGCTGCCGGAAGACAAACTCCAGCGGATCGCCGCCCTGAAGGCTTCCGGCAAGGTGGCGATGGTCGGGGACGGCATCAATGATGCTCCTGCGCTCGCTCAGAGTGACGTGGGCATTGCAATGGGTGGCGGGACGGACGTAGCCCTGGAGACCGCCGACGCCGCCCTGCTGCGCCACTCGGTCATCGGGGTCGCGGAGCTGGTGCAACTCTCCCGCGCGGTGATGACCAACATCCGCCAGAACGTCGCGTTCG